A genomic window from Sporosarcina sp. Marseille-Q4063 includes:
- a CDS encoding VanW family protein: MKIKSFLPILCLVAIIFLIYQMVSPGLQASARDGSSNATIAGIEITETKKAAIQAQVASEVEKWKSNDVIVEGTTAKISVPGSYFTFDINKTVDRFIALTETPWYKFWEDTKSTQLPIEVVIDENIHELLKEAPLFYVDETVNSIMEHAQLLNAGSVEATEVELSIDNLERISFEIQDVSVDGTGIKAIAEALNDTTIVNDEQFSFLTMLGEVDEFYSEETADFVASTLYSAVLQTDLTILERHSQNAMPKYLQPGIEAKVNQARTLDFKFLNKTETPFMISASLKGGKLAVELHSFKSKYEITYYVSDKEHVKPRTIYRLSPELAMGQEKVVEEGKDGLRIQVFRKISELNSSFEDDVLVSRDFYPPKNRVVLVSSAAPVETTTNEESTDSTTDDKNSDESPSKETTNDEVKSDTEEKTGTEGKTSDKDAKADESAEYDKGGNLITSDEK; encoded by the coding sequence TTGAAAATAAAGTCCTTTTTACCCATATTATGTTTAGTCGCCATTATATTTCTAATCTATCAAATGGTTAGTCCGGGCTTGCAAGCATCCGCTAGAGATGGTTCTTCAAATGCTACGATTGCGGGAATTGAAATTACGGAAACGAAGAAAGCGGCAATCCAAGCGCAAGTAGCTTCTGAAGTTGAGAAATGGAAAAGTAATGATGTGATCGTTGAAGGTACCACTGCAAAAATTAGTGTGCCTGGCTCTTACTTTACATTTGATATTAATAAAACAGTAGATCGGTTTATAGCATTAACAGAAACGCCTTGGTATAAGTTTTGGGAAGATACTAAAAGTACCCAACTGCCAATTGAAGTTGTCATCGATGAAAACATTCATGAGTTACTGAAAGAAGCGCCTTTATTTTATGTGGATGAAACAGTTAATTCGATCATGGAACACGCACAATTATTAAATGCGGGTTCTGTCGAAGCAACAGAAGTAGAACTTTCCATAGATAATCTAGAACGAATCTCCTTTGAAATTCAAGACGTTTCTGTGGATGGGACAGGCATTAAAGCAATAGCCGAAGCACTGAATGATACGACAATCGTCAATGATGAACAATTCTCATTCCTAACAATGTTAGGAGAAGTAGATGAGTTCTATAGTGAAGAAACAGCCGATTTTGTTGCATCTACTTTGTACAGCGCAGTCTTGCAAACTGACTTAACAATACTAGAAAGGCATTCTCAAAATGCTATGCCGAAATATTTACAGCCCGGTATTGAAGCGAAGGTAAATCAGGCAAGAACTCTGGATTTCAAATTCCTTAACAAAACTGAAACGCCATTCATGATTTCTGCATCGCTTAAGGGAGGCAAGTTAGCCGTCGAATTGCACTCATTTAAATCGAAATACGAGATTACCTATTATGTTTCTGATAAAGAGCATGTCAAACCTAGAACAATTTACAGACTTTCACCTGAATTAGCGATGGGACAAGAAAAGGTAGTAGAAGAAGGTAAAGATGGTTTGCGCATTCAAGTCTTTAGAAAAATTTCTGAATTGAATTCTTCATTCGAAGATGATGTACTCGTTAGTCGTGACTTTTATCCACCTAAGAACAGGGTGGTTTTAGTATCTTCGGCGGCGCCAGTAGAAACAACGACAAACGAAGAGTCAACTGATTCCACAACGGATGATAAGAATTCAGATGAGAGTCCTTCGAAAGAGACGACCAACGACGAAGTGAAATCAGACACTGAAGAAAAAACAGGTACCGAAGGGAAAACAAGTGATAAAGATGCTAAAGCAGATGAAAGCGCTGAATACGATAAAGGCGGAAACTTAATTACTTCCGACGAAAAATAA
- a CDS encoding RimK family alpha-L-glutamate ligase encodes MTSCWVIYNGSLTSDKFKDQAVLIKEAAERAGIKAELKKNYEVIMDLSIEFKHQPDFVVFLDKDILLAKFLKNKGIRIFNDPIVIETCDNKANQYLELSKHGIPMPKTIIAPKVYPAFTIAESGYYEKILEELKLPMIIKEGHGSFGMRVYLIETKEEFYAKTGELRGVDYVFQEFIETSKGRDIRVNIVGGEIVAAMYRHSETDFRANITNGGVAKDIELTNAQKNLAMRAADAVGAEFAGVDLLFGENEEPLVCEVNAAAHIRNIYNVTGINVADSMIAYILREIG; translated from the coding sequence ATGACTAGTTGTTGGGTAATATATAACGGAAGTTTGACAAGTGATAAATTTAAAGATCAGGCAGTATTAATTAAGGAAGCTGCTGAACGGGCGGGCATAAAAGCTGAGTTGAAGAAAAATTATGAAGTAATAATGGATTTGAGTATTGAATTCAAACATCAACCAGATTTTGTTGTTTTTCTAGACAAAGATATACTACTTGCGAAGTTTTTGAAAAATAAAGGGATTCGAATATTTAATGATCCCATCGTTATCGAAACCTGCGATAATAAGGCGAATCAATACTTGGAGTTGTCGAAGCATGGCATTCCAATGCCTAAAACCATTATTGCACCAAAAGTATATCCAGCATTTACGATCGCTGAATCTGGTTATTATGAAAAAATTCTCGAAGAATTAAAACTTCCAATGATTATTAAAGAAGGTCATGGATCGTTTGGGATGCGGGTTTATTTAATTGAAACGAAAGAGGAGTTTTACGCGAAGACAGGTGAACTGCGCGGAGTCGACTACGTTTTTCAAGAGTTTATTGAAACGAGCAAAGGACGAGATATTCGTGTAAATATCGTCGGTGGTGAAATTGTAGCGGCGATGTACCGCCATTCAGAAACAGATTTTCGAGCTAATATTACAAATGGTGGAGTTGCGAAAGATATTGAATTAACGAATGCGCAAAAGAATCTAGCTATGCGTGCAGCCGATGCTGTGGGTGCCGAGTTTGCTGGGGTCGACCTATTATTTGGTGAAAATGAAGAACCACTTGTATGTGAAGTAAACGCAGCTGCCCATATACGAAATATTTACAATGTCACGGGGATTAATGTAGCCGATTCGATGATTGCGTATATATTGAGGGAAATTGGATGA
- a CDS encoding RimK family alpha-L-glutamate ligase yields MKGYVYYSREESIRNRAFIHDLIDEANKSGIDLQLIVDDEQPDADADFILFRDRNPEISASFERQGFRVFNRSEVNGIANDKLRTFELATLLGVPAVPTKKLRSINDIQSYPVVIKTADGHGGNEVFLCKSAVEAKGFISKFTNRSLIVQPYTESNATDVRVFVIGEKIVGAVKRRGNDSFKSNYILGGSIEKYKMSSWQENEVVRIAKALKSDYIGIDFLLLTNGRLILNEIEDPVGARSLYQTHDFSVAKKLMDYILIKQNYR; encoded by the coding sequence ATGAAAGGTTATGTTTATTATTCCAGGGAAGAATCAATAAGGAATCGCGCGTTTATCCATGATTTAATAGACGAAGCGAACAAAAGTGGCATTGATCTCCAACTGATTGTTGATGATGAACAACCAGATGCTGATGCAGATTTCATATTGTTCAGAGACCGGAATCCGGAAATATCTGCATCATTTGAGCGACAAGGGTTTCGAGTTTTTAATCGTTCTGAAGTGAATGGGATTGCGAATGATAAACTTCGGACATTTGAATTAGCCACTCTATTGGGTGTGCCAGCAGTTCCAACTAAAAAACTTCGTTCAATAAATGATATTCAATCTTACCCCGTTGTTATAAAAACTGCGGATGGTCATGGTGGAAATGAGGTATTTCTTTGTAAGTCTGCGGTAGAAGCAAAAGGATTTATTTCTAAATTTACAAATAGAAGCCTTATTGTTCAACCATATACTGAATCGAATGCAACCGATGTTCGTGTTTTTGTTATTGGAGAAAAAATTGTAGGGGCTGTTAAACGTAGGGGTAATGATTCGTTTAAATCTAACTACATTTTAGGTGGGTCTATTGAAAAATATAAAATGTCCAGTTGGCAGGAAAATGAAGTTGTTCGGATTGCAAAAGCACTTAAAAGCGACTACATTGGAATCGACTTTTTATTGCTCACCAATGGACGTTTGATATTGAATGAAATCGAAGACCCTGTCGGAGCACGATCGTTGTATCAAACGCATGATTTTTCAGTTGCAAAGAAATTGATGGATTATATATTGATAAAACAAAATTACCGATAA
- a CDS encoding sensor domain-containing diguanylate cyclase has translation MMKIYNRTTLWAFIVWLVIVPPGLIYLLSNYNLHEINWIHLFIYIAFGFITLLYPIKKGGQPLFLVMWVTIPVFLKYGIMAEIIVMQLSVLAFLLTSGNTYTMLSRFFLNSALFFTLSMISANVFHLVGGEIGMMEFWPVILVFFCYQFSHSFIRDLLLKLYSYIKSTPSNYLSNKILSDYASGFGVIPVSLTLYFLTEYVGFGAVFLLGVPFLIMTYMLRIYSNTEEINRNLQQAGEIGHQLSNNVTEKKVVDQFIEKVSEMFNAEYAYLFNHQDGWLELVRSYEKGAFVEVIFNRLSPGQGIAGSVLMWNKPIIYSKRDEWEKDSKDYAPDQMQSVLCLPISRDQNIETVLFLSTQRRSAFKEYHLQILDILCSYFTVSVEKARNVEEKVIKSERCALTKLYNFGFLEDRLEYEMKLVNEGLIDELSVLMLDIDHFKAVNDTYGHQSGNEVLQTLARILKKHVPQTGIVGRYGGEEFVLILPGMSKYDAKIFAEQIRSEIESYAFQVYPSLNNQSAPVLISITVSIGVSNAPEDADEAKVLLCNADRSLYLGAKQAGRNRVAGYIK, from the coding sequence ATGATGAAAATATATAATAGAACTACTTTATGGGCTTTTATTGTGTGGTTAGTCATAGTTCCGCCTGGGCTGATTTATCTATTATCAAATTACAATCTTCATGAAATCAATTGGATACATCTATTCATATACATAGCGTTTGGTTTTATCACGCTGTTATATCCAATAAAAAAAGGTGGACAACCTCTTTTTCTGGTCATGTGGGTAACAATACCCGTGTTCTTGAAATATGGGATAATGGCTGAAATTATCGTGATGCAACTATCTGTGCTTGCTTTTTTGTTAACGTCTGGTAATACGTATACAATGTTAAGTCGATTTTTTCTTAACTCTGCACTATTTTTCACTTTATCAATGATTAGTGCAAATGTATTTCACCTAGTTGGCGGTGAAATAGGTATGATGGAGTTTTGGCCAGTTATTTTAGTTTTTTTTTGTTATCAATTTTCCCATTCGTTTATTAGGGATTTGTTATTAAAGCTCTATTCATATATAAAATCGACCCCTTCCAATTATTTATCGAACAAAATATTATCGGACTATGCTTCAGGTTTTGGTGTAATCCCTGTCTCATTAACTTTATATTTTTTAACAGAATACGTTGGATTTGGAGCGGTTTTTCTACTTGGCGTCCCCTTTTTAATAATGACGTATATGCTCCGAATTTATAGCAATACAGAAGAAATCAATCGTAATTTACAACAGGCTGGTGAAATAGGCCACCAACTCTCAAATAATGTAACTGAAAAAAAGGTCGTTGATCAATTTATTGAAAAGGTTTCGGAAATGTTTAATGCAGAATATGCATATTTATTCAATCATCAAGATGGTTGGTTAGAATTAGTGCGTTCCTATGAAAAAGGAGCATTCGTTGAAGTTATTTTTAATCGACTTTCACCTGGACAAGGTATCGCGGGATCAGTTCTCATGTGGAATAAACCTATTATTTATTCGAAGCGAGATGAGTGGGAGAAAGACTCTAAAGATTATGCCCCTGATCAAATGCAAAGTGTTCTTTGTTTACCAATTTCACGTGATCAAAACATTGAAACGGTGCTTTTTCTTTCAACGCAAAGAAGATCGGCATTTAAGGAATATCATCTTCAAATTTTAGACATTCTTTGTTCATATTTCACGGTGTCCGTGGAGAAAGCGCGCAACGTCGAAGAAAAGGTAATTAAAAGTGAACGTTGCGCACTTACCAAACTATATAACTTTGGGTTTTTGGAAGACCGACTAGAATACGAGATGAAACTTGTAAATGAAGGATTAATAGATGAACTATCGGTATTAATGTTGGATATTGATCATTTTAAAGCGGTTAATGATACGTATGGCCATCAAAGCGGGAATGAAGTACTTCAGACGCTTGCTCGGATTTTAAAGAAACATGTTCCTCAAACAGGAATCGTCGGGAGGTACGGGGGAGAAGAGTTCGTTTTAATACTTCCAGGAATGTCCAAGTACGATGCAAAGATATTTGCAGAACAAATTCGTTCTGAAATTGAAAGTTATGCATTTCAAGTGTACCCAAGCCTGAATAATCAAAGTGCACCAGTCCTGATATCGATTACTGTAAGCATAGGCGTATCGAATGCGCCTGAGGATGCTGATGAAGCAAAAGTTTTGTTATGCAATGCGGACCGTTCACTTTATCTAGGCGCGAAACAAGCCGGACGAAATCGTGTTGCTGGTTATATTAAATAG
- a CDS encoding prepilin-type N-terminal cleavage/methylation domain-containing protein: MQKYFRNDKGLSLIEVLASLVILGIVFVGFMTIFPQMTLFNKKTEIKLETMNLAREEIALIKNKKEPYVSPLNQNDINAIILGTNETVIKNPVDLSKNALRINYEKNDYIYEADFYTDPVPDLDSKIHPENIILYKVHLKVLADGKINSESYGYIEAKIVK; the protein is encoded by the coding sequence ATGCAGAAATATTTTCGGAATGATAAGGGACTATCCCTTATCGAGGTTCTTGCATCCCTGGTTATTTTAGGTATTGTTTTCGTAGGATTTATGACGATTTTTCCACAGATGACATTGTTTAATAAAAAGACAGAAATAAAATTGGAAACGATGAACCTTGCTAGAGAAGAAATTGCACTCATTAAAAATAAGAAAGAACCATATGTCAGTCCCTTGAACCAGAATGATATTAATGCCATAATTTTAGGAACTAATGAAACAGTCATTAAAAATCCGGTTGATCTATCTAAAAATGCATTAAGAATTAACTATGAAAAAAATGATTATATATATGAAGCAGACTTTTATACAGATCCAGTTCCAGATCTTGATAGTAAAATTCATCCAGAAAATATTATATTATACAAGGTTCATTTAAAAGTATTAGCAGACGGGAAAATAAATAGTGAATCTTATGGCTATATTGAGGCTAAAATAGTTAAGTAG
- a CDS encoding prepilin-type N-terminal cleavage/methylation domain-containing protein has protein sequence MFVKNEKGITLIELLAVLVLVSLIGTLIMTTFTISFKYNVVETKKVKMQQEANYLVSLILQKHRTLDAYELIVTSDDKLVFKECNNVQIPTSCDGVESIIGSNYHYSLLDNPGTILPKEKDFSTTLIVKDPKNEELNVEVKTRFARYKSTTN, from the coding sequence ATGTTTGTAAAAAATGAAAAAGGTATTACATTAATTGAACTTCTTGCAGTACTTGTCCTTGTGTCATTAATAGGTACACTTATTATGACGACCTTTACTATCTCCTTCAAATATAATGTCGTAGAAACAAAAAAAGTTAAAATGCAACAAGAGGCGAACTATTTAGTTTCATTGATATTACAAAAACATCGGACTTTAGATGCATACGAACTTATTGTTACTAGCGATGATAAACTAGTTTTTAAAGAATGCAATAACGTGCAAATACCAACCTCATGTGACGGCGTTGAAAGTATTATAGGGAGCAATTATCATTACTCTTTACTAGATAACCCTGGAACTATTCTTCCGAAAGAAAAGGATTTTTCGACGACTTTAATAGTAAAAGATCCGAAAAACGAGGAATTGAATGTTGAAGTAAAGACCAGGTTTGCAAGATACAAGTCAACTACAAATTAA
- a CDS encoding GspE/PulE family protein produces MKRATRKRLGDLLIESNIISEQQLVKALNDKSREEKIGDYLIKQKLITEQQLIQILEMQLGIPRIHLSQQTIDPELTHIVPKELAKRANIMPVRKNGNKLLIAMGDPMDYFIIEEVRMATGYQIETSIAAKDDIFRAITKYYDLQESMDEVIQDNMPSVQEDDTQITDDDSPIVRLVNQIIASGVAQQASDIHFDPQDTELKIRYRVDGVLRNDRSVPKNMQNIIIARVKIMGNLNITENRVPQDGRIKTVVNHRPIDIRLSTLPTIYGEKIVMRILDLGNALNDLDRLGFSDRNYKLFHSMLEKPNGIILITGPTGSGKSSTLYAGLNYLNDEEVNIITVEDPVEYQLEGINQIQVREEVGLTFAVGLRSILRQDPDVIMVGEIRDIETAQIAIRSSLTGHLVLSTLHTNNAIESISRLIDMGIETFLLSSSLLGIMAQRLVRQVCRDCKVERAPLEHETKFFEAYGVTMETISEGKGCPSCNDTGYRGRLAIHEILSIDDKIKTQILNKENPGVIREYAKSQGYNTLVEDGLDKVAAGLTTIEEVLRVATSE; encoded by the coding sequence GTGAAACGTGCCACACGGAAACGACTTGGCGACTTGCTAATTGAATCGAATATTATTTCAGAACAGCAATTAGTAAAAGCATTGAACGATAAAAGCCGAGAGGAAAAAATTGGTGATTATTTAATAAAACAAAAACTTATAACAGAACAGCAGTTAATACAGATTCTTGAAATGCAACTCGGAATTCCGCGTATCCATTTGAGCCAACAAACGATTGACCCGGAACTGACGCATATCGTCCCGAAAGAATTAGCGAAACGTGCAAATATTATGCCGGTCCGAAAAAATGGCAATAAATTATTAATTGCCATGGGAGATCCAATGGATTATTTCATCATCGAAGAAGTTCGAATGGCTACTGGTTATCAAATTGAAACGAGCATTGCCGCAAAGGATGATATTTTTCGGGCGATTACAAAGTATTATGACCTGCAAGAATCAATGGATGAAGTCATTCAGGATAATATGCCATCGGTTCAGGAAGATGATACGCAAATAACAGATGATGACTCGCCGATTGTACGTCTCGTCAACCAAATTATCGCAAGCGGCGTAGCGCAACAGGCAAGTGATATTCACTTCGATCCGCAAGATACAGAATTGAAGATTCGTTACAGAGTAGATGGAGTTTTACGAAACGACCGCTCGGTTCCGAAAAACATGCAAAACATAATTATTGCCCGTGTAAAAATAATGGGGAATTTGAATATAACCGAAAACAGAGTTCCGCAAGATGGTCGAATAAAAACAGTCGTTAATCACCGACCGATTGATATACGTCTTTCAACTTTGCCGACCATTTACGGTGAAAAAATTGTTATGCGAATCCTCGACCTTGGCAATGCCTTAAATGATTTGGATCGACTCGGATTTTCTGATAGGAACTACAAGCTTTTTCATTCCATGCTGGAAAAACCGAACGGCATTATATTAATAACAGGGCCTACCGGATCAGGTAAGTCCTCTACGTTATATGCCGGATTGAATTACTTGAACGATGAAGAAGTAAATATTATCACGGTAGAGGATCCGGTAGAATATCAACTTGAAGGGATTAACCAAATTCAAGTCCGTGAAGAAGTCGGTTTAACTTTCGCGGTTGGTTTACGCTCCATACTTCGTCAAGACCCCGATGTCATTATGGTCGGTGAAATTCGGGATATTGAAACGGCTCAAATTGCCATTCGTTCTTCATTAACTGGGCATCTAGTCTTAAGTACATTACATACGAACAACGCTATTGAATCCATTTCAAGATTAATCGATATGGGAATCGAAACATTCCTATTGTCTTCTTCCTTACTTGGAATCATGGCGCAACGACTTGTTCGACAAGTATGTCGTGATTGTAAGGTTGAGCGGGCACCACTTGAACATGAAACTAAATTTTTCGAAGCATACGGCGTGACGATGGAGACGATTAGTGAGGGGAAAGGTTGTCCTTCATGTAACGACACCGGTTACCGCGGTCGACTCGCAATTCACGAAATTTTATCGATTGACGACAAGATTAAAACGCAAATTTTGAATAAAGAAAACCCTGGTGTTATTCGTGAATACGCAAAAAGCCAAGGGTATAATACGCTTGTCGAAGACGGCTTAGATAAAGTAGCAGCTGGTCTAACTACTATCGAAGAAGTATTACGCGTAGCGACATCAGAATAA
- a CDS encoding sensor domain-containing diguanylate cyclase has protein sequence MTVDVSRKQQIIMFFIWLLVVPASFFLAKTYFPARELDWMNIVILFSIMFLTMLLPIQFQNMTISLERWITLTIFLQYGLFIEIVFIQMAMLVILFTEKSTLPITHKFLVNSTIFAFTSLLSGTIYHALGGTIGSMDFSKVFYFGLIYAISYSLINNVLLKVYFHFNSHIFSLTSKGALWDYMSTIIMVPFGIALYFLNEHLSNKSLLLIGIPFVIVLFILRMFNSSTTVKDQLSSASEIGHELADRLLFDEVIETFLVKLKDVVPYDNAYVVDLRGGINFVPLMGNGPNGITKEVKGLLFHDIKKADDGLDAFFTRIYFNEKDIKTLTTIEFIGTIRSVLTAPIIRNEVTEGFLILTSFRKNMFQPESLNLIDILTGFFAISLEKARFYESTIEKGERCGLTKLHNFSYLEPKLEENMNELHEGKLSSLSVIMLDIDHFKKINDTYGHECGNVILVSLADLLKNFKTTNTTLARYGGEEFVFVLPNTTKEEASELAEEIRVEVERTNFVITPDLTEEEPIDRKSIDVNITISLGVATAPEDAENAKDLLRNADRALYIGGKQSGRNLVGVYNDSEARGARV, from the coding sequence ATGACGGTGGATGTTTCTAGAAAACAGCAGATAATCATGTTCTTTATTTGGCTGCTTGTCGTTCCAGCTTCCTTCTTTTTAGCCAAAACTTATTTCCCTGCAAGAGAACTTGATTGGATGAATATTGTAATCTTATTTTCAATCATGTTTTTAACGATGTTACTCCCAATTCAATTTCAAAACATGACAATTTCATTGGAACGCTGGATTACATTGACAATCTTCTTACAGTATGGACTCTTCATCGAAATAGTTTTTATACAAATGGCTATGTTAGTTATACTTTTCACGGAAAAAAGCACATTGCCTATTACGCATAAGTTTTTAGTGAATTCTACGATTTTTGCATTTACATCACTTTTAAGCGGGACAATTTACCATGCTTTGGGTGGCACCATTGGGTCGATGGATTTTTCTAAAGTATTTTATTTCGGACTGATTTATGCAATTTCATATTCGCTTATCAATAATGTATTGTTGAAGGTCTATTTTCATTTCAATTCACATATTTTCTCTTTGACTTCGAAAGGTGCTCTATGGGATTATATGTCAACAATAATCATGGTGCCGTTCGGAATTGCACTATACTTCTTAAATGAGCATCTCAGCAATAAATCGCTTCTACTCATCGGGATTCCTTTCGTAATTGTTTTGTTCATATTAAGAATGTTTAACAGTTCCACAACAGTGAAAGACCAGCTATCAAGTGCTTCTGAAATTGGACATGAACTCGCTGACCGATTATTATTCGACGAAGTTATTGAAACATTTCTTGTGAAATTAAAAGATGTAGTTCCGTATGATAACGCGTATGTGGTAGATCTTCGTGGCGGTATTAATTTTGTGCCTCTAATGGGCAACGGACCGAATGGTATAACGAAAGAGGTAAAAGGCCTTTTATTTCACGATATTAAAAAGGCTGATGACGGTCTGGATGCTTTTTTTACAAGGATTTATTTTAATGAAAAAGATATAAAAACATTAACGACTATTGAATTTATCGGTACCATTCGAAGTGTTTTAACAGCTCCGATTATTCGTAATGAGGTTACAGAAGGCTTTCTCATTCTAACTTCTTTTCGTAAAAACATGTTCCAACCAGAGAGTTTGAATCTCATTGATATTTTGACAGGCTTTTTTGCAATTTCATTGGAAAAAGCTCGATTTTATGAAAGTACAATCGAGAAAGGTGAGCGATGCGGGTTAACGAAACTGCATAACTTTTCCTATTTAGAACCTAAACTAGAAGAAAATATGAATGAACTTCATGAAGGGAAGTTATCAAGCCTTTCTGTCATTATGTTGGATATCGATCATTTTAAAAAAATTAATGATACGTATGGACACGAATGTGGCAATGTCATCTTAGTCAGCCTGGCCGACTTGCTCAAAAACTTTAAAACAACTAACACAACGTTGGCAAGATACGGTGGGGAAGAATTTGTTTTCGTGTTACCGAATACCACAAAAGAAGAAGCCTCAGAACTTGCAGAGGAAATTCGTGTTGAAGTGGAAAGAACAAATTTCGTAATTACACCAGATCTAACAGAAGAAGAACCTATCGATAGAAAATCGATTGACGTCAATATAACGATAAGTTTAGGTGTTGCCACTGCCCCGGAAGATGCTGAAAATGCAAAAGATTTACTTCGTAATGCAGATCGTGCGCTTTATATTGGCGGAAAACAATCGGGTCGAAATTTGGTTGGCGTTTATAATGACAGTGAAGCTAGGGGTGCTAGAGTTTAA
- a CDS encoding folylpolyglutamate synthase/dihydrofolate synthase family protein, whose protein sequence is MIPKMKEYKERWGINSDDAIKPGLEAIQKALQVIGNPEKTLKIIHVTGTNGKGSTIAFMESILKENGYSTGVFSSPAIFDIHDQIRLNGTPISEEELNQTFKEMTELSGMLTDFELLTVAAFISFKRSQPDYVLVETGMGGLLDSTNVVIPLVSVITSIALDHTTFLGTTLNEVAVHKAGIIKKGIPVITGPLQTEPLQVVSQVAGEKGSLLRIYGIDFSMENEEQFKGQQNFKLCERKMKGEHQGINSAIAIQALLMAGISLSEDKVGSGIAKTELAHRFQEIAPRIFLDGAHNPAAARALTNTIKTEFPNEKVDFVIGMLKGKDIKGTLDELIPVAESFTFITFPHKEAASGNELMEKCNFKKKKVLVALGGTIELVEKTNTKSIVTGSLYLLASLKYR, encoded by the coding sequence ATGATTCCAAAAATGAAAGAATATAAAGAACGCTGGGGAATTAACAGCGATGATGCGATAAAACCAGGTTTAGAAGCCATACAAAAAGCACTACAAGTAATTGGAAACCCTGAAAAGACGTTGAAAATCATTCATGTAACCGGAACGAATGGCAAAGGCTCAACAATTGCTTTTATGGAATCAATATTAAAAGAAAATGGGTATTCAACGGGCGTATTTTCTTCACCGGCAATATTCGACATTCACGATCAAATAAGATTGAACGGAACTCCAATTTCAGAAGAAGAATTGAATCAAACATTTAAAGAAATGACAGAGCTAAGTGGTATGTTAACTGATTTTGAACTCCTGACTGTCGCGGCATTCATTTCTTTTAAACGGTCTCAACCAGATTACGTATTAGTCGAAACTGGTATGGGCGGATTACTAGACAGTACAAATGTAGTTATTCCCCTTGTGTCCGTCATTACGTCGATAGCACTTGATCATACGACTTTTCTTGGAACTACCTTAAATGAGGTCGCAGTTCATAAAGCTGGGATAATAAAAAAAGGAATTCCAGTAATAACTGGTCCTTTACAGACTGAACCTTTACAGGTTGTTTCGCAAGTAGCGGGGGAGAAGGGGAGTTTGCTTCGGATTTACGGCATTGATTTCAGTATGGAAAACGAAGAACAATTTAAAGGGCAACAAAACTTCAAGTTATGTGAGCGCAAAATGAAAGGCGAACATCAAGGTATAAATTCCGCGATTGCGATTCAAGCCTTACTTATGGCTGGTATATCACTTTCGGAAGATAAAGTTGGTAGCGGAATAGCAAAAACCGAACTTGCACATCGATTCCAAGAAATTGCCCCCAGAATCTTTTTGGACGGGGCTCATAATCCTGCAGCTGCTAGGGCGCTTACAAATACTATTAAGACGGAGTTCCCGAATGAGAAGGTAGACTTTGTGATTGGGATGTTAAAAGGAAAAGACATTAAAGGTACGTTGGACGAACTTATTCCCGTAGCGGAATCTTTTACGTTTATTACATTCCCGCATAAAGAAGCTGCCAGTGGAAATGAATTAATGGAGAAATGTAATTTTAAGAAGAAAAAAGTACTAGTTGCTCTAGGAGGCACTATAGAACTAGTCGAGAAAACGAATACCAAGAGTATAGTCACGGGTTCGCTCTATCTTTTAGCAAGTCTTAAATACCGATAG